The following proteins come from a genomic window of Portunus trituberculatus isolate SZX2019 chromosome 35, ASM1759143v1, whole genome shotgun sequence:
- the LOC123513285 gene encoding carbonic anhydrase-like isoform X2 produces the protein MNTLVLVLGSVVAAAQAAAANSDLGPHTWQHAFPKCGSRRQSPVAILPCETEVDIPLTPFHFVGYDAESTVKITNTGHSVQVNMDSDKNMSFHEDINEWVNEDVNASVTGGSLTGEFVFHQFHFHWGATDTRGSEHTIHHVSFPAELHLVHYRRSYGSFEEAVKYEDGVAVFAVMLELSDTENRNLLPIVYPLRFITLPHETVTSILMLRSFLPTNVNDYFGYLGSLTTPGCDEVVQWTIFGDTIPISSSQLKEFRMLTAKDGSAMQHNFRPLQPLNDREVYRSWM, from the exons ATGAATAcactggtgttggtgctggggTCGGTAGTGGCGGCCGCTCAGGCAGCGGCAGCAAACTCTGATCTGG GACCCCACACTTGGCAACACGCTTTCCCCAAGTGTGGCAGCCGCAGGCAGTCTCCCGTGGCAATACTACCCTGTGAGACTGAAGTAGACATTCCACTGACGCCCTTCCACTTTGTTGGTTACGACGCCGAGTCCACTGTGAAGATCACCAACACTGGACACTCGG TTCAGGTCAACATGGACAGCGACAAGAATATGTCGTTCCACGAGGACATAAATGAGTGGGTCAACGAGGACGTCAATGCCTCGGTGACAGGGGGCAGCCTGACCGGTGAATTCGTCTTCCATCAGTTCCACTTCCACTGGGGTGCTACCGACACACGCGGCTCAGAACATACCATACATCACGTCAG CTTCCCCGCCGAGCTTCACTTGGTACACTATCGCAGGAGCTACGGCAGCTTTGAGGAGGCAGTGAAGTACGAGGACGGTGTGGCTGTGTTCGCCGTTATGTTAGAGCTGTCCGACACGGAGAACCGAAATCTCCTTCCAATCGTCTACCCTCTCCGTTTTATTACCTTGCCCC ACGAAACGGTTACTTCCATCCTGATGCTGCGCAGCTTCCTGCCAACTAACGTGAACGATTACTTCGGTTACTTGGGTTCCCTCACCACTCCAGGCTGCGACGAGGTGGTGCAATGGACGATTTTTGGAGATACAATCCCCATATCTAGCAGTCAG CTAAAGGAGTTCAGGATGCTGACTGCTAAAGATGGCAGCGCAATGCAGCACAATTTCCGACCCCTGCAGCCGCTCAACGACCGTGAG GTATATCGATCCTGGATGTAA
- the LOC123513038 gene encoding carbonic anhydrase 1-like yields the protein MKTMLLVLVLAVAAAHGRVRSGDWGYGNENGPDTWPDHYPTCGGHRQSPVDIDAGEAEIDIPHTPFHFVGYDARPTTVTLTNTGHSVQVNMDINAWVTGGSLTGEFVFHQFHFHWGAADTRGSEHTVDGNRFPAELHMVHYRESYGSWEEAVKHKDGVAVFSVLLELHHTDNPNLDPIVNSLMDVILPHETALIGPVILHNLLPSNVDHFFSYSGSLTTPGCDEVVEWTIFKERIPISSNQLKQFRELIAGDGSTLQDNFRSLQSLNGRMVYRSWEDDEAFQQYRW from the exons ATGAAGACAATGTTACTAGTACTGGTGCTGGCGGTGGCGGCCGCCCATGGTCGCG TCAGGTCCGGCGATTGGGGCTACGGCAATGAAAATG GTCCTGATACATGGCCGGATCATTACCCAACGTGTGGCGGCCACAGGCAGTCCCCCGTGGACATCGACGCCGGTGAAGCTGAGATAGACATTCCGCACACGCCCTTCCACTTTGTTGGTTACGACGCCAGGCCCACCACTGTGACGCTCACCAACACTGGACACTCAG TTCAGGTTAACATGGACATCAATGCCTGGGTGACGGGAGGTAGCCTGACCGGTGAATTCGTCTTCCATCAGTTCCACTTCCACTGGGGTGCTGCAGATACCCGCGGCTCAGAACATACCGTGGATGGCAACAG GTTTCCCGCCGAGCTTCACATGGTACACTACCGCGAGAGCTACGGTAGCTGGGAGGAGGCAGTGAAACACAAGGACGGCGTAGCTGTGTTTAGTGTCCTGCTAGAGCTACACCACACAGACAACCCGAATCTCGACCCAATTGTCAACAGCCTCATGGACGTAATCTTGCCTC ACGAAACGGCTCTTATCGGCCCAGTAATCCTGCACAACCTCCTGCCCAGCAACGTGGACCACTTTTTCAGTTACTCGGGTTCCCTCACCACTCCAGGCTGCGACGAGGTGGTGGAATGGACAATCTTCAAGGAAAGAATCCCCATTTCCAGCAATCAG CTGAAGCAATTCAGGGAGCTGATTGCTGGAGATGGCAGTACATTGCAGGACAATTTCCGATCCCTGCAGTCGCTCAACGGCCGCATG GTGTATCGATCCTGGGAGGACGATGAAGCTTTCCAGCAATACAGGTGGTAA
- the LOC123513285 gene encoding carbonic anhydrase-like isoform X1 produces the protein MNTLVLVLGSVVAAAQAAAANSDLVRTEDWGYGDDNGPHTWQHAFPKCGSRRQSPVAILPCETEVDIPLTPFHFVGYDAESTVKITNTGHSVQVNMDSDKNMSFHEDINEWVNEDVNASVTGGSLTGEFVFHQFHFHWGATDTRGSEHTIHHVSFPAELHLVHYRRSYGSFEEAVKYEDGVAVFAVMLELSDTENRNLLPIVYPLRFITLPHETVTSILMLRSFLPTNVNDYFGYLGSLTTPGCDEVVQWTIFGDTIPISSSQLKEFRMLTAKDGSAMQHNFRPLQPLNDREVYRSWM, from the exons ATGAATAcactggtgttggtgctggggTCGGTAGTGGCGGCCGCTCAGGCAGCGGCAGCAAACTCTGATCTGG TGAGAACCGAGGATTGGGGATACGGTGACGATAACG GACCCCACACTTGGCAACACGCTTTCCCCAAGTGTGGCAGCCGCAGGCAGTCTCCCGTGGCAATACTACCCTGTGAGACTGAAGTAGACATTCCACTGACGCCCTTCCACTTTGTTGGTTACGACGCCGAGTCCACTGTGAAGATCACCAACACTGGACACTCGG TTCAGGTCAACATGGACAGCGACAAGAATATGTCGTTCCACGAGGACATAAATGAGTGGGTCAACGAGGACGTCAATGCCTCGGTGACAGGGGGCAGCCTGACCGGTGAATTCGTCTTCCATCAGTTCCACTTCCACTGGGGTGCTACCGACACACGCGGCTCAGAACATACCATACATCACGTCAG CTTCCCCGCCGAGCTTCACTTGGTACACTATCGCAGGAGCTACGGCAGCTTTGAGGAGGCAGTGAAGTACGAGGACGGTGTGGCTGTGTTCGCCGTTATGTTAGAGCTGTCCGACACGGAGAACCGAAATCTCCTTCCAATCGTCTACCCTCTCCGTTTTATTACCTTGCCCC ACGAAACGGTTACTTCCATCCTGATGCTGCGCAGCTTCCTGCCAACTAACGTGAACGATTACTTCGGTTACTTGGGTTCCCTCACCACTCCAGGCTGCGACGAGGTGGTGCAATGGACGATTTTTGGAGATACAATCCCCATATCTAGCAGTCAG CTAAAGGAGTTCAGGATGCTGACTGCTAAAGATGGCAGCGCAATGCAGCACAATTTCCGACCCCTGCAGCCGCTCAACGACCGTGAG GTATATCGATCCTGGATGTAA
- the LOC123512967 gene encoding ubiquitin-conjugating enzyme E2 H, with protein MSSPSAGKRRMDTDVIKLIEKKHEVTMLNGLNEFCVKFYGPKGTPYEGGVWKVRVHLPEHYPFKSPSIGFMNKVYHPNIDEVSGTVCLDVINQAWTALYDLSNIFESFLPQLLTYPNPIDPLNGDAAAMYLHKPEEYKKKVSDYVKRYATEEALKEQEAAQAESSDSESSMSDFSEDEAQDMEL; from the exons CATCGAAAAGAAGCATGAAGTGACAATGCTCAATGGATTGAATGAATTTTGTGTTAAGTTCTATGGGCCCAAAGGCA CACCATATGAGGGTGGCGTGTGGAAAGTTCGTGTTCATTTGCCAGAGCACTATCCCTTCAAGTCTCCAAGTATTGGCTTCATGAACAAGGTTTATCATCCAAATATTGATGAGGTGTCAGGCACAGTGTGCTTGGATGTTATAAATCAAGCTTGGACAGCATTATATG atcTGTCCAATATCTTTGAAAGCTTTTTACCACAGTTACTTACATATCCAAACCCCATTGACCCTCTGAATGGGGATGCTGCAGCCATGTACCTCCACAAGCCTGAAGAGTACAAGAAGAAAGTTTCAG ATTATGTTAAGCGATATGCAACAGAGGAAGCACTTAAAGAGCAAGAAGCTGCTCAGGCTGAATCCTCAGACTCAGAATCATCCATGTCTGATTTTTCTGAAGATGAAGCACAAGACATGGAGCTCTAA